One Deltaproteobacteria bacterium genomic window, CTGACCACGGCGGTGTATCCGGAAAGAAAATAGTATTTGGCCTGTATGGGGGTGAGACGGGCGATAGGCGGCATGATCCCGAAGGCGTCAGCCGTCAGCATGACAACGTTCTCGGGGTGCCCTGCGATACCCGGGAAAATGGAGTTGGGAATCCGGTCGATATTGTAGGCTGCCCTTGTATTTTCGGTCAGGGTATTATCGTCCAGATCGACCCGATGGGTTTTTCCATCGAGGGCGACGTTCTCAAGGATGGTTCCGAACTTCCTGGTGGCCTCGTATATCGCAGGTTCGGCTTCCCTGGACAGGCGGATGACCTTGGCGTAGCACCCTCCCTCGAAGTTGAAAATACCTTCATCGCTCCACCCGTGCTCATCATCACCGATGAGATTCCTGTCGGGGTCCGACGAGAGAGTTGTTTTCCCGGTGCCTGACAGCCCGAAAAAAACGGCCACGTCCCCATCTTTTCCCACATTGGCGCTGCAATGCATGGAGAGGACTTTCCTCTGAGGCAAAAGATAGTTCAAAATTGTGAATATGGATTTTTTCATCTCCCCGGCATAGCTGGTCCCGCCTATGAGGACCAGTTTCCTGGCGAAATTGACGAGGATGAACGCCTCCGAGTTAGTGCCGTCAAGTTCGGGAACCGCATGGAACTTGGGCATGTGGATTACGGTGAACTCCGGGACGAAGCCCTTCAGTTTTTCCCGGTCCGTTATCCGGATAAACATGTTCCTCGCAAAGAGGCTGAGCCAGGCCTTTTCGGTGATGATCCTGATAGGAATGCTGTAGCGTGGGTCTGCTCCGGCGTAACAGTCCTGAATAAAGACATCCTCGCCCTGAAGGTATCCCAGGAGCCTGTAATAGAGCGCCTGGAAGCGTTCAGCCTCGAAGGGCCGGTTGACCTTGCCCCACCAGATCTTGTCCTGGCTGGACGGTTCTCTTACGAGAAACTTATCGTTAGCCGCCCTGCCTGTGTAATGCCCCGTCCTGACCAGCAAGGGTCCCATGTGTCCCAGGAGACCTTCGCGCCTTCTGATGGCCTCCTCGTATAATGTGGGGGTTGGAGATGTCCAAAAGACATTGCCGACATTCCTGATCCCATGTTCTTCGATGGGGTAATATCCATCCGGCATTCCTTCCATGAAAATTCCTCCTGATTGCTGAAACACGTTCTACGTTCCACACGGAACGGTATTGAACAGGTGCAATAGGGTACGCATTATTGTGATGAATCTCAAGATGAAAATGTGACAAGGATTGTCACATTTATCATTAATGTTGCGTTATGGGAAGTAAAAGCCTGACGCTGTTTTTTTTTCGTTTCTATCCATCAAATCCCGTTTAGGCTTTAAAACCAAGGTGTTGCATGGATTCAAAGAAGAAATATGGTAAATTTAATAGCATTTTAAACATTTCTCTTGTGGTATAATAATTGCTATATTTTTTAGGTGGTTACAGCCTTGGTTATCAGTAGTTGTTTAAGAATGGAGAGGAAACAGCGTGACCTGGAAACCTCGCATCATAGTCATAACGGCAGATCCTGAGGAGCTACTGACCCTTTCGGCCCAGCTCCTTGGGGCCGATTACGACGTGGTCCAGGGGATGAACATCCTGGAAGCCGAAAACGAGCTTGGCCACACGGTACCCCACCTGATTATCATGGACCCTGCTTTAAAAGGGTTTTCCGTCGAATCCCTCGATCACATGCTCAAACGGTTCAGCGGGCACGCCCAGGTTCCCATGCTGTATCTTATCGGGAGAAACGGACAGCCCGAGGTGGCTGACATAATTCGGGAAGGGGTGGATGACACCATTATGAGGCCCGTTTCCTCCCTTGAGCTCCTTACACGGTGCCGTTCTCTTCTCAGAAACCGGCAGCTTCTCGGGCAGATCCGCCTCCAGGAAATATTTCTCAGAAGAAAGGGATTAAAGCCTTTCTCCCCTCATGGAAAAGCCCCGGCCGTACTCGTATTGGAGGACGCGGGTGAACACCGCAACCGCATTGTGGAGACACTCACGGCGCTGAGATGCTCCATGACAAAGGTGGACACCGCCCGTGAGGCCCTGGAACAGGTGACCATCTCCACACCCGACATGGTAATTCTCGATATTCTGTTCCCGGAGAAGGATGGATTTGACCTCTGCCGCTATCTGAATGGCAACCCCGCTACCAGGAACATTCCGCTGCTGATGTTAACCTCGGTTCCTGAACTCGATAACCGGATCCTCGGGCTTGACTTCGGACCGGACGATTATCTGGTTAAACCGGCCCCGGATCTGGAGATCCAGACCAGGATCAGGCGGCTGTTGATCCGGAAATCCGGCTACGATCGGATTCACGGCAATCATCAGATCCTTATTCGCGAGGACCTTGCCGACCCGTTTTCCGGCTACGCAAAGAGGGAGTATTTCAACTTCTACCTTCCGGAAACGCTTCAGTGGAACCAGGCTGCCGCCCTCCCGCTCACCATTTCCGTTCTCAAATTTCGATCGGTCGCTGATCTGCAGAAAGCGGCGCAGACCCTCAATAGATCGCTAAGGAGCCTGGACAGCGTTTTCAGGACAGGAGACCTGGATCTGGTGCTGGCATTTCCTGAGACCCCATTTTCCAAGGCAAAACATGTCCATCAACGCATCCTCTCCCTCCTGGAAAACGAGGGACTTTCCAGGGAGACTTTCCTCCTGGGGAGCGTTTCCACCCCCGAGGATGGATGGGATCCCCGGAAGCTTATCGCCACCATGAACCGCCGCGCCACGGTGGAAGAAATCGGACCGAA contains:
- the pckA gene encoding phosphoenolpyruvate carboxykinase (ATP) gives rise to the protein MEGMPDGYYPIEEHGIRNVGNVFWTSPTPTLYEEAIRRREGLLGHMGPLLVRTGHYTGRAANDKFLVREPSSQDKIWWGKVNRPFEAERFQALYYRLLGYLQGEDVFIQDCYAGADPRYSIPIRIITEKAWLSLFARNMFIRITDREKLKGFVPEFTVIHMPKFHAVPELDGTNSEAFILVNFARKLVLIGGTSYAGEMKKSIFTILNYLLPQRKVLSMHCSANVGKDGDVAVFFGLSGTGKTTLSSDPDRNLIGDDEHGWSDEGIFNFEGGCYAKVIRLSREAEPAIYEATRKFGTILENVALDGKTHRVDLDDNTLTENTRAAYNIDRIPNSIFPGIAGHPENVVMLTADAFGIMPPIARLTPIQAKYYFLSGYTAVVSGTVAGMGAEPVATFSACFGAPFMALPPSIYAELLRDKITRYGSKCWLVNTGWIGGPYGVGERISILHTRALLNAALAGKIEDVPMRRDPVFGFDVPTICEGVPPEILDPRESWPDKRAYDAKARELAGLFIDNFKDFDANLIPEVKAAGPHLD
- a CDS encoding response regulator — translated: MTWKPRIIVITADPEELLTLSAQLLGADYDVVQGMNILEAENELGHTVPHLIIMDPALKGFSVESLDHMLKRFSGHAQVPMLYLIGRNGQPEVADIIREGVDDTIMRPVSSLELLTRCRSLLRNRQLLGQIRLQEIFLRRKGLKPFSPHGKAPAVLVLEDAGEHRNRIVETLTALRCSMTKVDTAREALEQVTISTPDMVILDILFPEKDGFDLCRYLNGNPATRNIPLLMLTSVPELDNRILGLDFGPDDYLVKPAPDLEIQTRIRRLLIRKSGYDRIHGNHQILIREDLADPFSGYAKREYFNFYLPETLQWNQAAALPLTISVLKFRSVADLQKAAQTLNRSLRSLDSVFRTGDLDLVLAFPETPFSKAKHVHQRILSLLENEGLSRETFLLGSVSTPEDGWDPRKLIATMNRRATVEEIGPNLKKRSAKGKVLVLSNNGSAAGLARTLASFGLYGSEAVTMDDLKEAGVSSADLLVLEGDQDQAQEILKVIRSLPRGKDLPVLWKLLNPCTIDEKTLGRLADDYVPHGVEGAYLVHRARQLMAKHEDRNNRARIEGVLNQLVTMSESGDPTMRGHANRVAGAAVKLGMRLNLSEQELDALRRGSHLHDIGKIVVPDSILKKRGMLNPEEYAVMKSHPKVGCTIVSEIPFLADSLPIIKLHHERADGGGYPEGLAGDQIPPLVRIVTIVDVYDSLITHRSYRPRFSREEAADILLNESERGMWDAYLVDQFMRMINIR